Proteins found in one Methanospirillum hungatei JF-1 genomic segment:
- a CDS encoding DHH family phosphoesterase, whose amino-acid sequence MFFKRRSAKPDTTKIQADIALRTVKVVHLTHNDFDAVGADAVHRIRFRKEGVYTVFSSVGKFPMYLDIISQIAGKGDTLSISDLSYRKGIEQHLRRLKQKGWRIEWRDHHRWHEDEIGLVKSIVDHLHIDTGRCACGICASDLTPDDVIAQEIALVVCDYDLWKHQDPRSGVLGLVLQRHENREHVRDMIMLGVFDDKKIRSEYEDIMREMNRVMERTKRAASILGTKYRTVVAPMYGYPSETAAYLRKELGSDIEVLVSQSGKFSIRSVPNISHKIAREFGGGGHPNAAGGFFNFTLTDKILLRLFKKNQWFEKIARYADTIQK is encoded by the coding sequence ATGTTTTTCAAGAGACGGAGTGCGAAACCGGATACTACAAAAATTCAGGCAGATATCGCTCTCCGGACAGTTAAAGTAGTTCATCTTACCCATAACGATTTTGACGCTGTTGGCGCTGATGCAGTTCATCGAATTAGATTCAGGAAAGAAGGAGTGTACACGGTATTCAGCTCCGTTGGAAAATTCCCGATGTACCTGGATATCATCTCCCAAATAGCAGGCAAAGGAGACACCCTCTCTATCAGCGACCTTTCATACCGGAAAGGGATCGAGCAACATCTTCGAAGACTAAAACAGAAAGGATGGCGAATAGAATGGCGGGATCATCACCGGTGGCACGAAGATGAGATCGGCTTGGTGAAGAGCATCGTTGATCACCTCCATATTGATACCGGCCGATGTGCCTGTGGTATATGTGCCAGCGACCTGACACCGGATGATGTGATCGCCCAGGAGATCGCTCTTGTGGTCTGTGATTATGACCTCTGGAAGCACCAGGATCCCCGTTCCGGTGTTCTGGGCCTTGTACTTCAGCGGCATGAGAACAGGGAGCATGTCCGTGATATGATCATGCTTGGGGTCTTTGATGACAAGAAGATCAGGAGCGAATATGAGGATATCATGCGGGAGATGAACCGGGTCATGGAACGGACCAAGCGTGCAGCAAGTATTCTTGGAACCAAATACCGCACCGTTGTCGCCCCCATGTACGGTTACCCAAGTGAAACCGCTGCCTACCTTCGAAAAGAACTTGGATCTGATATCGAGGTTCTGGTCTCCCAGTCAGGAAAATTTTCTATCAGGTCAGTTCCCAATATTTCCCATAAAATTGCCAGGGAGTTTGGCGGCGGTGGTCATCCCAATGCAGCAGGGGGATTCTTCAATTTTACCCTGACAGATAAAATACTCCTCCGTCTCTTTAAAAAAAACCAATGGTTTGAAAAAATTGCCAGGTACGCAGACACTATTCAAAAATAA
- the metG gene encoding methionine--tRNA ligase produces MNSRPLLVTCGLPYTNGPCHLGHLRTYVPADFYVRFMRRKGEEVVFICGSDNHGTPIVVSAEKEGTTPRQISERYHTHFSDTFTKMQVHFDHFGMTDDPTTHARTKHLVSRLIDRGYVYPKVIQQAYCIHCQKFLPDRYLEGICPHCKKPARGDECDQGCGKHLEPGEILEPTCKICGNRAEYREQEHFFFKLSGFQDWLREYLGELKGTDNAINYALGWVNEDLHDWCITRTLEWGVKFPGHDDLVVYVWVDAPIGYIGFTEEWAEKTGRDWKTYWCGENTRVTHFIGQDITYHHCVFWPAMLHGAGYGTPYAVVASGMLKIDDHKFSKSRGYVVWTNEDYLDQGLPADYLRYYLLSYTSHTKEMNFSWQLFQERINNEVVNNLGNFIYRSLHLSQKQFGGVPEGVVEQEIFDRITEAIGQVTGLVEAYDFKGAVDAILALSAWGNTYIQSKEPWKLAKTDQAAMAQVMRNCLQLAKALTLLIEPVMPERAGLIWSQLGQDSLIANNGFSAGLEPLSPGPLPAPSIVFSKIDDKMTQELDKRLRDRIDALDAEKKPKTPEISIEEFAKVEMKTGKILSAEQVPKSTKLLKLQVSIGDEVRQIVSGIAQFHNPEELVGKDVVVCTNLKPAKIFGIESNGMILAAGDNASLLRPETPVPSGTKIR; encoded by the coding sequence ATGAATAGCCGCCCACTTCTTGTTACCTGTGGCCTTCCCTATACCAACGGCCCCTGCCATCTCGGCCATCTCCGGACATATGTACCTGCGGATTTTTACGTGCGGTTCATGCGGCGAAAAGGAGAAGAGGTGGTCTTTATCTGCGGCTCGGATAATCATGGAACGCCAATCGTCGTGAGTGCCGAAAAGGAAGGTACAACTCCCCGCCAGATATCTGAACGGTATCATACCCATTTCTCTGACACCTTCACCAAGATGCAGGTGCACTTTGATCACTTCGGGATGACCGATGATCCAACCACCCATGCACGGACAAAACATCTTGTCAGCCGGCTGATAGACAGGGGTTATGTATACCCGAAGGTCATCCAGCAGGCATACTGCATACACTGTCAGAAGTTCCTGCCCGACCGATACCTTGAGGGAATCTGTCCCCACTGCAAAAAACCGGCACGGGGAGATGAATGTGATCAGGGATGTGGGAAACACCTTGAACCGGGAGAAATCCTGGAACCGACGTGTAAAATCTGTGGCAACCGGGCAGAATACCGGGAGCAGGAACATTTCTTCTTTAAACTCAGCGGATTCCAGGACTGGCTCAGGGAATATCTGGGCGAATTAAAAGGGACCGATAACGCCATCAATTACGCCCTGGGCTGGGTGAATGAGGATCTGCATGACTGGTGCATTACCCGGACACTTGAATGGGGAGTGAAATTCCCAGGTCATGATGATCTGGTCGTCTATGTATGGGTTGATGCCCCCATTGGATATATCGGATTTACCGAGGAGTGGGCAGAGAAGACCGGGAGAGACTGGAAGACGTACTGGTGTGGTGAAAACACACGGGTGACCCATTTTATCGGACAGGACATTACCTATCACCATTGTGTCTTCTGGCCGGCCATGCTCCATGGTGCAGGGTATGGAACACCCTATGCAGTAGTTGCCTCAGGAATGCTCAAGATTGATGACCATAAGTTCTCTAAGTCACGAGGATATGTGGTCTGGACCAATGAGGATTATCTTGACCAGGGGCTGCCTGCCGACTACCTTCGGTACTATCTTCTCTCCTACACCAGCCATACAAAGGAGATGAACTTCTCCTGGCAGCTCTTCCAGGAACGGATTAATAATGAGGTTGTCAACAATCTGGGTAACTTCATATACCGCTCGCTTCATCTCTCCCAGAAACAGTTCGGCGGAGTGCCTGAAGGTGTGGTAGAGCAGGAGATCTTTGACCGGATAACCGAGGCCATCGGACAGGTAACCGGGCTTGTTGAGGCCTATGACTTTAAAGGAGCGGTTGATGCAATCCTCGCACTCTCCGCCTGGGGGAACACATATATTCAGAGTAAAGAACCCTGGAAACTGGCAAAGACTGATCAGGCAGCCATGGCACAGGTCATGAGGAACTGTCTTCAGCTGGCAAAAGCCCTGACGCTCCTCATTGAACCGGTTATGCCGGAACGGGCCGGACTCATCTGGAGCCAGCTCGGCCAGGACAGCCTAATAGCCAATAATGGATTTTCAGCCGGGCTTGAACCTCTCAGCCCCGGACCACTTCCTGCACCTTCCATTGTATTCTCAAAAATTGATGATAAGATGACTCAAGAACTCGATAAACGACTCCGTGACCGGATAGATGCTCTGGATGCGGAAAAAAAGCCCAAGACCCCGGAGATCTCTATTGAAGAGTTTGCGAAAGTTGAGATGAAGACAGGAAAAATCCTCTCTGCTGAACAGGTTCCAAAATCGACAAAACTTCTGAAACTACAGGTCAGCATCGGCGATGAAGTACGGCAGATTGTGAGTGGGATAGCCCAGTTTCACAATCCTGAAGAACTAGTCGGAAAAGACGTGGTCGTCTGCACCAATCTGAAGCCGGCGAAGATATTCGGAATTGAAAGTAATGGAATGATCCTGGCCGCCGGAGATAATGCATCCCTTTTAAGGCCTGAAACCCCGGTTCCATCCGGAACAAAAATCAGATAA
- a CDS encoding HEAT repeat domain-containing protein: MSSLELESALADLRSTNKEVRAHASASLSGMGKTAVPPLLTLLNDTNWVIRYRAAEALGAIGDVQVVESLIALTTDEKDHVRYMAAKSLGKMQDPRIPPILIGLLTDDHPYTRRIAAEGLARSGSDLAKTPLMQALEQEPDPDVKNAIRTALSQIMS, encoded by the coding sequence ATGTCTTCACTTGAACTGGAGTCTGCCTTGGCAGATCTTCGCAGTACAAATAAGGAAGTTCGTGCACATGCTTCAGCATCCCTCTCCGGAATGGGAAAAACCGCAGTCCCACCCTTACTTACATTACTCAATGATACTAACTGGGTAATCAGGTACAGGGCCGCTGAAGCACTGGGAGCGATTGGTGATGTCCAGGTTGTTGAGTCCCTTATCGCTCTTACCACCGATGAAAAGGATCATGTCCGGTACATGGCCGCAAAATCTCTTGGAAAGATGCAGGATCCACGAATTCCTCCGATCCTCATCGGGCTCCTGACCGATGATCATCCGTATACCCGGAGGATTGCAGCAGAGGGGCTTGCCAGGTCTGGTTCTGATTTAGCAAAGACTCCTCTTATGCAGGCACTGGAACAAGAACCTGATCCTGATGTGAAGAATGCAATACGGACTGCACTATCGCAGATAATGTCGTGA
- a CDS encoding elongation factor EF-2, with the protein MSRGKKTVERVMQLMNQPECIRNIGIVAHIDHGKTTLSDNLLAGAGIISEDLAGKACWMDSDEEEQARGITIDASNVSMVHEYNGKEYLINMIDTPGHVDFGGDVTRAMRAVDGAVVLVDAVEGTMPQTETVLRQALKERVKPVLFINKVDRLINELQVDEMEMQIRLGKVIDKVNKLIKGMNEEMYNNGWKLDAANGTVAFGSALYNWAISVPYMKKSGISFKEVYEHCKKGEMKELGKKSPLCEVVLDMVVSFLPNPKEAQPRRIGVIWHGDVNSPEGKGMITCDPNAPSCLMVTDISFDPHAGEVATGRLFSGKLSRGNEMYVMGTAKKVNRLQQVGIFMGPTRVEVPELYAGNIAAVTGLKDAIVGSTVSSLMEMTPFESLEHYSEPVVTVAVEAKNMKDLPKLVDVLRQVAKEDPTLRVNINEETGEHLISGMGELHLEIITGRIKRDKGVEIITSEPIVVYRETITQELTEPVEGKSPNRHNRFYFTLHPLPEHVVEMIKNHEISMNQESLERRDTMIKAGFDKEEAKNVKDIYATNLFLDMTKGIQYLNETMELIIEGIHEALDGGPLADEPVQNMLIKLVDVKLHEDAIHRGPAQVIPAVRSAIKGGMLLAGDSLLEPMQKLHITVPQDHMGSATSQIQSRRGQVFDMTSEGDTITVIGKAPVAELFGFAGDVRSATEGRAMWNSEFAGFEIVPAGSAKDIVLQIRKRKGLKEELPKPADYLA; encoded by the coding sequence ATGAGCCGAGGGAAGAAAACGGTAGAGCGCGTTATGCAGCTCATGAACCAGCCGGAGTGTATCAGAAACATCGGTATTGTCGCCCATATCGATCACGGGAAGACTACTCTTTCTGACAACCTCCTAGCCGGAGCAGGTATCATCAGTGAAGATTTGGCAGGAAAAGCCTGCTGGATGGACTCGGATGAGGAAGAACAGGCACGTGGTATCACTATTGATGCATCCAACGTATCAATGGTCCACGAGTACAACGGTAAAGAGTACCTCATCAACATGATTGACACCCCCGGTCACGTTGATTTTGGTGGTGATGTTACCCGTGCAATGCGTGCGGTAGACGGAGCAGTTGTACTTGTCGATGCAGTCGAAGGAACCATGCCCCAGACTGAGACCGTTCTGCGTCAGGCACTCAAAGAACGTGTCAAGCCGGTATTATTCATCAACAAGGTCGATCGGCTGATCAATGAACTTCAGGTCGATGAGATGGAAATGCAGATCCGGCTTGGTAAGGTCATTGACAAGGTCAACAAGTTGATCAAGGGTATGAATGAGGAGATGTACAACAATGGCTGGAAACTTGATGCCGCCAATGGAACGGTTGCATTTGGGTCAGCACTGTACAACTGGGCTATTTCTGTCCCGTACATGAAAAAGTCCGGTATCTCCTTTAAGGAAGTATATGAGCACTGTAAGAAGGGTGAGATGAAGGAGCTTGGGAAAAAGAGTCCGCTCTGTGAAGTCGTCCTTGATATGGTCGTATCATTCCTTCCCAATCCAAAAGAGGCTCAGCCACGCCGTATTGGTGTTATCTGGCACGGTGATGTCAACAGTCCTGAAGGAAAGGGTATGATCACCTGTGATCCGAATGCACCCAGCTGTCTGATGGTCACTGATATCTCCTTTGATCCTCATGCAGGAGAAGTTGCAACCGGTCGTCTTTTTTCAGGAAAGCTCAGCCGGGGCAATGAAATGTATGTCATGGGAACTGCAAAGAAGGTTAACCGTCTGCAGCAGGTCGGTATTTTCATGGGTCCGACCCGTGTTGAAGTTCCCGAGCTCTATGCAGGGAACATTGCTGCAGTTACCGGTCTGAAGGATGCCATCGTCGGTTCTACCGTTTCAAGCCTCATGGAAATGACACCGTTCGAATCCCTTGAGCATTACTCTGAGCCGGTCGTTACCGTTGCCGTCGAAGCAAAGAACATGAAGGATCTGCCAAAACTGGTCGATGTTCTGCGTCAGGTCGCAAAGGAAGATCCGACCCTTCGTGTCAATATTAATGAAGAGACGGGAGAACACCTCATTTCAGGTATGGGGGAACTGCACCTTGAGATCATCACCGGACGTATCAAGCGTGATAAGGGTGTTGAGATCATCACTTCCGAACCGATTGTGGTGTACCGTGAAACCATCACCCAGGAACTTACCGAACCAGTCGAAGGTAAGTCTCCAAACCGTCACAACCGGTTCTACTTCACACTTCATCCGCTCCCTGAGCATGTTGTTGAGATGATCAAGAACCATGAGATATCCATGAACCAGGAGTCTCTTGAACGCCGTGATACGATGATCAAGGCCGGTTTTGACAAGGAAGAGGCAAAAAACGTCAAGGATATCTATGCTACAAATCTCTTCCTTGACATGACCAAGGGTATTCAGTACCTGAACGAAACGATGGAGCTTATCATCGAAGGTATTCACGAAGCCCTTGATGGCGGTCCGCTTGCTGACGAGCCGGTTCAGAACATGCTTATCAAGCTTGTTGATGTCAAACTTCACGAGGATGCAATCCACCGTGGTCCGGCTCAGGTCATCCCTGCCGTCCGGAGTGCAATCAAGGGTGGAATGCTCCTTGCTGGAGACTCACTTCTTGAGCCGATGCAGAAGCTGCATATCACTGTCCCCCAGGATCACATGGGAAGTGCAACCTCACAGATTCAGAGCCGGCGTGGTCAGGTCTTTGATATGACCAGTGAAGGAGACACCATCACCGTCATCGGAAAGGCACCGGTCGCGGAACTCTTCGGATTTGCCGGAGATGTGCGTTCAGCAACTGAAGGTCGTGCAATGTGGAACAGCGAATTTGCAGGTTTTGAGATTGTACCGGCAGGTTCTGCCAAGGATATTGTCCTGCAGATCAGAAAGCGCAAGGGACTCAAGGAAGAGCTGCCTAAGCCCGCGGATTACCTTGCCTAA
- a CDS encoding 30S ribosomal protein S7, with protein MSEEVSAPARLLFNRWDTSEVTIRDPGIARYVNLNSMMVPHSCGRLTRQEFHKANMLIVERLINQLMRTEVNTGKKQLAIRIVRDAFEIVHQKTKKNPIEVLCDAVANAGPREETVRLKYGGINVPKSVDTAPMRRVNTAVGLIAAGVYSASHKKKKPVANALAEELIAAANGDVKCYSVAKREERERVAKSAR; from the coding sequence ATGAGTGAAGAAGTATCTGCCCCGGCTCGTCTCCTCTTTAACCGCTGGGACACAAGTGAGGTCACCATCCGTGACCCAGGTATCGCACGGTACGTGAACCTGAACTCGATGATGGTGCCCCATTCCTGTGGGCGTCTTACCCGCCAGGAGTTTCATAAAGCAAATATGCTCATTGTCGAGCGGCTGATCAATCAGCTGATGCGTACTGAAGTAAACACGGGAAAAAAGCAGCTTGCCATCCGGATTGTCAGAGATGCTTTTGAGATTGTTCACCAGAAGACCAAAAAGAACCCAATCGAAGTACTCTGTGATGCAGTCGCAAATGCCGGACCCCGTGAAGAGACCGTCCGTCTGAAGTATGGTGGTATCAATGTGCCGAAGTCTGTTGATACCGCACCGATGCGCCGGGTTAATACCGCAGTCGGTTTAATCGCAGCCGGTGTCTATTCAGCATCTCACAAGAAGAAGAAACCCGTTGCAAATGCCCTCGCAGAGGAACTCATTGCTGCTGCAAATGGGGATGTCAAGTGTTACTCTGTCGCAAAGCGTGAAGAACGGGAACGTGTTGCTAAGTCTGCACGGTAA
- a CDS encoding 30S ribosomal protein S12: MGQGKFAARKLKRDSARFRWSDPHFARTAGGLKLKSDPLEGAPQGRGIVLEKIGVEAKQPNSAIRKCVRVQLIKNGRQVSAFAVGDGAINFIDEHDEVEIEGIGGRLGRSMGDIPGVRFVVTKVNNVCLHELVIGRKEKPRR, from the coding sequence ATGGGACAGGGTAAATTTGCAGCACGTAAATTAAAGCGTGACTCTGCGAGATTTCGCTGGAGTGACCCGCATTTTGCGAGAACAGCAGGTGGTCTGAAACTGAAGTCCGATCCCCTTGAGGGCGCGCCCCAGGGAAGAGGTATCGTCCTTGAGAAGATCGGTGTTGAAGCAAAACAGCCAAACTCCGCGATCCGGAAGTGTGTTCGTGTTCAGCTGATCAAGAACGGACGTCAGGTATCTGCATTTGCAGTCGGTGATGGTGCCATCAACTTCATTGATGAACACGATGAAGTCGAAATTGAAGGTATCGGCGGTCGTCTCGGACGTTCCATGGGCGATATCCCCGGGGTCCGGTTTGTTGTCACGAAGGTGAACAATGTCTGTCTCCATGAACTGGTGATAGGCAGGAAGGAGAAGCCACGCAGGTGA
- a CDS encoding 6-carboxytetrahydropterin synthase: MQIRLYKEVSFDASHRLLHYRGKCHNLHGHRWKVEVWLSGYTDEETNILVDYNEIREVVDYYDHEIILNEADPMVPRIQEFHEVITTPGDPTSELLARLIRDAIELRYKDSGRDIIVDTIRVWESPTGCAELRHEDR; this comes from the coding sequence ATGCAGATCAGACTCTACAAAGAGGTCTCATTTGACGCAAGTCACCGGTTGTTACATTACCGGGGGAAGTGTCACAATCTTCACGGCCACCGTTGGAAAGTGGAGGTGTGGCTTTCAGGTTACACCGATGAAGAGACAAATATTCTGGTTGACTATAATGAGATCCGTGAGGTCGTGGACTATTATGACCATGAGATCATCCTCAATGAAGCAGATCCGATGGTCCCGCGTATTCAGGAGTTTCATGAGGTCATTACGACTCCTGGTGATCCGACAAGTGAACTTCTGGCACGCCTGATCAGGGATGCCATTGAATTGCGATACAAAGACAGCGGGAGAGATATCATCGTCGATACCATCAGGGTCTGGGAGTCACCAACCGGCTGCGCAGAGCTCAGGCATGAAGATCGCTGA
- a CDS encoding 7-carboxy-7-deazaguanine synthase QueE, protein MPLNCDTKTAGEISSSIPSGSGSHQPAAQSSGMKIAEIFTSLQGEGLTSGYPTIFIRLAGCNLSCSYCDTPASRQGGMDMNVSEVVAGALLQKPHYVCITGGEPLLQKDEVAELARQLIKAGKMVSIETNGTVPFDDLPSDISICMDVKCPSSGEFSNINLLSDLKSTDSVKFVVGTDDDLQYAEKVIMSHPTKAEIFISPIYGTDYQRIASYILSRNLPARMQLQLHKFIGLP, encoded by the coding sequence ATGCCATTGAATTGCGATACAAAGACAGCGGGAGAGATATCATCGTCGATACCATCAGGGTCTGGGAGTCACCAACCGGCTGCGCAGAGCTCAGGCATGAAGATCGCTGAAATATTTACCTCACTCCAGGGAGAAGGACTGACCTCCGGCTATCCTACTATCTTTATCCGACTGGCCGGGTGCAATCTTTCATGTTCCTATTGCGATACACCGGCAAGCAGGCAGGGTGGAATGGATATGAATGTGAGCGAAGTTGTTGCAGGAGCCCTTTTACAAAAACCACACTATGTCTGTATTACCGGAGGTGAACCACTCCTTCAGAAAGATGAGGTTGCAGAACTAGCCCGCCAGCTTATCAAAGCCGGAAAAATGGTGAGCATCGAAACGAACGGGACAGTTCCTTTTGATGATCTTCCAAGTGACATTTCGATCTGTATGGACGTGAAATGCCCGTCTTCAGGTGAGTTCAGTAACATCAACCTCTTATCTGATTTGAAATCCACCGACTCAGTCAAGTTTGTGGTCGGAACAGATGACGATCTGCAATACGCTGAAAAAGTCATTATGTCCCACCCGACAAAGGCAGAGATATTCATCTCACCCATTTATGGGACCGATTATCAACGAATTGCATCATATATTCTTTCAAGAAATCTACCGGCACGAATGCAGCTTCAGTTACACAAATTCATAGGATTACCCTGA
- the queC gene encoding 7-cyano-7-deazaguanine synthase QueC has product MKAVCLLSGGMDSSTLACLAKHDGYDILALHFSYGQRTEEKERECAKRIARHLNALEFLEVDLTYLKAVGASSLTDYAMQVKAHEDAGDGIPDTYVPFRNANLLSVATSFAEARGADAIYIGVQASDYSGYPDCRPEFIDAFQKVITLGTRPDAGIILKTPFVKLNKAEILKIGMDLNVPYEDTWSCYAENEVACGICGSCHYRLEAFRQIGIQDPIPYR; this is encoded by the coding sequence ATGAAAGCAGTATGTCTTCTGTCAGGCGGAATGGACTCATCCACACTCGCCTGTCTTGCAAAGCATGATGGATATGATATCCTTGCCCTGCACTTTTCTTATGGGCAGCGGACCGAAGAGAAGGAACGGGAATGTGCAAAACGGATTGCCCGTCACCTCAATGCTCTTGAATTCCTCGAGGTGGATCTTACCTATCTAAAGGCAGTTGGAGCCTCAAGTCTGACGGATTATGCAATGCAGGTCAAGGCTCATGAAGATGCAGGAGACGGAATACCAGATACCTATGTACCCTTCAGAAATGCAAACCTCCTCTCGGTTGCCACCAGTTTTGCAGAGGCGCGGGGGGCCGATGCCATCTATATCGGAGTCCAGGCATCAGACTATTCTGGATATCCGGACTGCAGACCAGAGTTCATTGATGCATTCCAGAAGGTTATCACCCTTGGGACTCGCCCGGATGCAGGCATTATCCTGAAGACGCCCTTTGTAAAACTCAACAAAGCAGAGATCCTGAAGATAGGGATGGACCTGAACGTTCCGTACGAGGATACCTGGTCCTGTTATGCAGAGAACGAGGTTGCGTGCGGGATATGTGGATCATGCCATTATAGACTGGAAGCATTCAGACAGATTGGGATACAGGATCCCATCCCCTACCGGTAA
- a CDS encoding NUDIX hydrolase: MEIYRGRRLWVEKRGFHLPDGREKEAIVVHPGDAVVILPHEGDDILLIRQWRSPIGTYIFEAPAGTMEEGEDPMETAKRELIEETGMAAGSMHALGYIYTTPGFTDERLWLFEATDLVPSREHSPDDDEVIEPVRVTVPQIREMIRTGEIVDAKTICIFYRWICERSDE, translated from the coding sequence ATGGAGATATATCGCGGACGCAGGCTCTGGGTTGAAAAGCGGGGCTTTCATCTCCCGGATGGGCGGGAGAAGGAGGCGATTGTCGTCCATCCCGGTGATGCAGTCGTCATACTCCCCCATGAAGGAGATGATATTTTACTTATCAGGCAATGGAGATCTCCCATTGGCACCTATATTTTTGAAGCGCCTGCCGGAACCATGGAAGAAGGTGAAGATCCGATGGAGACTGCAAAACGGGAACTCATCGAAGAGACCGGTATGGCTGCAGGGTCCATGCATGCCTTAGGATATATCTATACAACACCAGGCTTTACCGATGAGCGGCTCTGGCTCTTTGAGGCAACAGATCTGGTCCCTTCAAGGGAACATTCCCCTGATGATGATGAAGTCATTGAGCCGGTACGGGTTACTGTACCGCAGATAAGGGAGATGATCCGAACCGGCGAAATCGTGGATGCAAAGACCATTTGCATCTTTTACCGGTGGATATGCGAGCGTTCTGATGAATAA